In a genomic window of Streptomyces koelreuteriae:
- the pyk gene encoding pyruvate kinase: MRRSKIVCTLGPAVDSHEQLVALIEAGMNVARFNFSHGSHAEHQGRYDRVRAAAKETGRAIGVLADLQGPKIRLETFAEGPVELVRGDEFTITTEDVPGDKTICGTTYKGLPGDVTKGDQVLINDGNVELKVTEVEGPRVKTIVIEGGVISDHKGINLPGAAVNVPALSEKDIEDLRFALRMGCDLVALSFVRDAKDVQDVHRVMDEEGRRVPVVAKVEKPQAVQNMEDVVMAFDGVMVARGDLAVEYPLEKVPMVQKRLIELCRRNAKPVIVATQMMESMITNSRPTRAEASDVANAILDGADAVMLSAESSVGAYPIETVKTMSKIVTAAEQELLSKGLQPLVPGKKPRTQGGSVARAACEIADFLGGRGLVAFTQSGDTARRLSRYRAQQPIIAFTTDEGTRNQMALSWGVEPYVVPFVNSTDEMVDLVEQELVKLNRFNDGDIVVITAGSPPGVPGTTNMVRVHHLGEAKS; encoded by the coding sequence ATGCGCCGTTCGAAAATCGTCTGTACTCTCGGCCCCGCGGTCGACTCCCACGAGCAGCTTGTCGCGTTGATCGAAGCCGGTATGAACGTGGCCCGCTTCAACTTCAGCCACGGCTCGCACGCCGAGCACCAGGGCCGGTACGACCGGGTCCGTGCCGCCGCCAAGGAGACCGGCCGGGCCATCGGTGTCCTCGCCGACCTCCAGGGCCCGAAGATCCGTCTGGAGACCTTCGCAGAAGGCCCCGTGGAGCTGGTGCGCGGTGACGAGTTCACCATCACCACCGAGGACGTCCCGGGCGACAAGACGATCTGCGGGACGACCTACAAGGGCCTGCCCGGCGACGTGACCAAGGGCGACCAGGTCCTGATCAACGACGGCAACGTCGAACTGAAGGTCACCGAGGTCGAAGGCCCCCGGGTGAAGACGATCGTCATCGAGGGCGGCGTCATCTCCGACCACAAGGGCATCAACCTGCCCGGCGCGGCCGTCAACGTGCCCGCGCTGAGCGAGAAGGACATCGAGGACCTCCGCTTCGCGCTGCGCATGGGCTGCGACCTGGTCGCGCTGTCCTTCGTCCGCGACGCCAAGGACGTCCAGGACGTGCACCGCGTCATGGACGAGGAGGGCCGCCGCGTCCCCGTCGTCGCCAAGGTGGAGAAGCCGCAGGCGGTGCAGAACATGGAGGACGTCGTGATGGCGTTCGACGGTGTGATGGTCGCCCGCGGTGACCTCGCCGTCGAGTATCCGCTCGAGAAGGTCCCCATGGTGCAGAAGCGCCTGATCGAGCTGTGCCGGCGCAACGCCAAGCCGGTGATCGTGGCGACCCAGATGATGGAGTCGATGATCACCAACTCCCGTCCGACCCGCGCCGAGGCCTCCGACGTGGCCAACGCGATCCTGGACGGCGCCGACGCGGTCATGCTGTCGGCGGAGTCCTCCGTCGGCGCCTACCCGATCGAGACGGTCAAGACGATGTCGAAGATCGTCACCGCCGCCGAGCAGGAGCTGCTCTCCAAGGGCCTGCAGCCGCTCGTCCCGGGCAAGAAGCCCCGCACCCAGGGCGGCTCGGTGGCCCGTGCCGCCTGCGAGATCGCCGACTTCCTCGGCGGCCGGGGCCTGGTGGCCTTCACCCAGTCCGGCGACACCGCCCGCCGCCTGTCCCGCTACCGCGCCCAGCAGCCGATCATCGCCTTCACCACCGACGAGGGCACCCGCAACCAAATGGCCCTCAGCTGGGGCGTCGAGCCGTACGTCGTGCCGTTCGTGAACAGCACCGACGAGATGGTCGACCTGGTGGAG